From a single Mycosarcoma maydis chromosome 2, whole genome shotgun sequence genomic region:
- a CDS encoding uncharacterized protein (related to EPT1 - sn-1,2-diacylglycerol ethanolamine- and cholinephosphotransferase), which yields MVLDYIPPSRVKNLHLYKYSGTDKSLVSKYVLGPYWNWLVTLFPTSVAPNTITLSGLLLVLVNFATLAYVDPGLECATQLKLDPTAHALALNSAFPSDAQLLAVKPLFPNFGIPGAVAKIDFAPRADSASRCLPAWVFYTWALCLFAYQSLDAIDGKQARRTGMAGPLGEMFDHGCDAINTTLECVLCCAALNLGRSVWAPTSLVATLANFYLTTWEEFHTGTLFLSAFSGPVEGILMIVLVYALTGFVGGPLFWDRGILNVTGLANLDVVKENFGKFNLPLNDAFLAFALVGLLFNIAGSYSNVVAARRSRNQSTLTPLLGLAPLVVQISANVMWTKANRNFILADARALLPFMAYWGLTFAYNVGLLIVAHVTKAPFPYWNIAILWSLVLAIDANLPTSYLQTNPATQLNVIWASLAFAAALYLHFCYHVITTITHELGMACFVVKPPTKLNPPKIE from the coding sequence ATGGTGCTTGACTACATCCCTCCGTCTCGGGTCAAGAACCTGCACCTGTACAAATACAGCGGAACTGACAAgtcgctcgtctcgaaaTACGTCCTGGGTCCGTACTGGAACTGGCTAGTGACGCTGTTCCCAACATCTGTGGCGCCCAACACGATCACGCTCTCtggtctgctgctggtgctggtcaACTTTGCTACGCTCGCCTACGTCGATCCTGGGCTGGAATGCGCGAcacagctcaagctcgatccCACTGCACATGCTCTCGCGTTGAACTCGGCCTTCCCCTCGGATGCTCAGCTGCTGGCAGTGAAACCGCTATTTCCGAACTTTGGCATCCCGGGCGCGgtggccaagatcgacttTGCGCCCAGAGCGGATTCGGCTTCGAGGTGTCTGCCTGCTTGGGTGTTTTACACCTGGGCACTCTGTCTGTTTGCCTATCAGAGCTTGGATGCGATCGACGGCAAGCAGGCGAGGCGTACAGGCATGGCGGGTCCGTTAGGTGAGATGTTTGACCACGGATGCGACGCGATCAACACCACACTCGAAtgtgtgctgtgctgcgccGCGCTCAATTTGGGTCGTTCCGTCTGGGCTCCCACTTCGCTCGTCGCGACGCTGGCCAACTTTTACCTGACCACATGGGAAGAGTTCCACACGGGCACGCTGTTTCTCTCGGCATTCAGCGGTCCAGTCGAAGGCATCCTGATGATCGTATTGGTCTATGCCTTGACCGGCTTCGTCGGCGGTCCGCTGTTCTGGGATCGTGGCATCCTCAACGTGACCGGTCTGGCCAATCTCGACGTGGTCAAGGAGAATTTCGGTAAATTCAACCTTCCGCTCAACGATGCCTTTCTCGCATTTGCGCTCGTCGGGTTGCTGTTCAACATTGCAGGCTCCTACTCAAACGTCGTAGCTGCGCGCAGGTCGCGCAATCAATCCACGCTGACACCGCTGTTGGGACTGGCACCGTTGGTGGTGCAGATCAGCGCCAATGTCATGTGGACCAAAGCGAACCGCAACTTTATCCTCGCCGACGCTcgtgctcttcttccatTTATGGCCTACTGGGGTCTCACGTTTGCCTACAACGTCGGCctgctcatcgtcgctcaCGTCACAAAGGCTCCGTTCCCTTACTGGAACATCGCCATCCTCTGGtcgctcgtcttggccaTCGATGCAAATCTGCCCACTAGCTACCTACAGACCAATCCGGCTACCCAACTCAACGTCATCTGggcaagcttggctttcGCAGCTGCACTTTATCTGCATTTCTGCTATCAcgtcatcaccaccatcacccaCGAGTTGGGCATGGcctgcttcgtcgtcaagcCACCCACAAAGCTGAACCCGCCCAAGATCGAGTAG
- a CDS encoding NADPH-adrenodoxin reductase (related to NADPH:adrenodoxin oxidoreductase precursor, mitochondrial), translated as MRRTRLARAAAESAAASASCTSLPRKARIAIIGAGPSGFYAASRILSRIPYSSGDVLASQSVHIDIFDRLPVPHGLVRYGVAPDHPDVKNVEHKFASVAQDPRIRFAGNVNVVHSSGDESQNIPYPEAVQVPLQVLSRYYTHILFSYGASTGRSLHIPGSAPGELAGVYTALQFVNWYNGHPASHDRVLLADSRFHVDLSNKHHMSVIGAGNVALDVARIVLRSSTPFLDSAERVTSNKAPGLAALEETDVPEPVLAELARCKVQHVDLFARRGPAQLAFTNKEVREMLSLQGIALQPLEKELLDSALHQLEQLASKATCDPASANQIASEVRVKKRLLSLLAKGSKTKADVGADVKTWALNVFRSPAKFSPKQDGSNQVASIECNVTSLQSGQPTSRNLDAADPRKAAWGSGSTDAVSPASTWMATGQTVSTATDMVVSSVGYQSEPLFSPSTASTQQSCNAVVQEGRLVQLPFDNARRIVPNLGGRIIDPSNQSTIPGAYVSGWLAHGAQGVIATTMIDAYSVADMIVSDLHAPSRVSKHETLVGADLLDTLRNESSRPVVGFDDWHKIDHEEKRRGAKLGKIREKVLTVGEMLDIIN; from the coding sequence ATGCGCAGGACACGGCTCgcaagagcagctgctgaatCGGCGGCCGCCAGTGCATCTTGCACCAGTCTACCACGCAAAGCACGCATAGCGATCATCGGAGCAGGTCCATCTGGGTTCTATGCGGCCTCGCGAATCCTCTCGCGGATCCCGTACTCCTCGGGCGATGTATTGGCATCACAATCTGTTCACATTGACATCTTTGACCGCCTCCCCGTTCCGCACGGCTTGGTCCGCTATGGAGTTGCACCAGACCATCCCGACGTCAAGAATGTCGAGCACAAATTTGCTTCGGTCGCCCAGGATCCTAGAATCAGGTTCGCGGGTAACGTCAACGTCGTACATTCCTCGGGCGACGAGTCGCAGAACATTCCATATCCAGAAGCGGTGCAGGTACCCCTACAAGTGCTATCGAGGTACTACACGCACATCCTCTTTTCGTACGGTGCCTCGACGGGTCGCAGTCTGCACATACCCGGTTCGGCGCCAGGCGAACTCGCAGGTGTATACACAGCGTTGCAGTTCGTCAACTGGTACAACGGCCATCCTGCATCGCACGACCGCGTGCTTCTAGCAGATTCGCGATTCCATGTGGATTTGAGCAACAAGCATCATATGAGTGTCATCGGTGCAGGAAACGTGGCTCTCGATGTTGCTCGCATAGTGCTTCGCTCTTCAACGCCGTTTCTAGATTCAGCAGAGAGGGTTACGTCGAACAAGGCTCCAGGTTTGGCAGCATTGGAAGAGACGGATGTACCCGAACCCGTGCTGGCCGAATTGGCGCGGTGCAAAGTGCAACACGTCGATCTGTTCGCCAGACGAGGACCAGCGCAGTTGGCATTTACAAATAAGGAGGTGAGGGAGATGCTATCGTTACAAGGCATTGCGCTGCAACCGCTGGAGaaagagctgctcgattcGGCATTGCACCAGCTCGAACAACTGGCTTCGAAAGCAACATGTGATCCAGCAAGCGCCAACCAGATCGCTTCGGAAGTACGTGTAAAGAAACGTctgctgagcttgctcgccaaggGCAGCAAGACGAAAGCTGATGTCGGAGCGGACGTCAAGACGTGGGCGCTCAACGTGTTCCGCTCACCAGCCAAGTTTTCGCCTAAACAAGACGGGAGCAACCAAGTGGCGAGTATCGAATGCAACGTGACCTCTTTGCAGAGTGGACAACCGACAAGCCGAAACTTGGACGCGGCTGATCCGCGGAAAGCTGCTTGGGGATCGGGTTCGACGGATGCAGTTTCGCCTGCAAGCACATGGATGGCGACAGGCCAAACGGTGAGCACTGCCACAGACATGGTGGTGTCGTCAGTAGGATATCAGAGCGAGCCACTCTTCTCGCCCAGCACCGCCTCGACGCAGCAGTCTTGCAACGCCGTTGTCCAGGAAGGACGATTAGTACAGCTGCCCTTTGACAACGCTCGTCGGATCGTCCCCAACCTGGGCGGGCGCATCATCGACCCATCAAACCAATCCACTATCCCTGGAGCGTACGTCAGCGGCTGGCTCGCGCATGGCGCACAAGGCGTGATTGCAACCACGATGATCGACGCCTATAGCGTCGCAGACATGATCGTCTCTGACCTGCACGCTCCCAGTCGCGTCTCCAAGCACGAAACGCTGGTAGGCGCCGATCTGTTGGACACTTTGCGGAACGAATCATCCAGACCGGTCGTTGGCTTTGACGATTGGCACAAGATCGACCATGAGGAAAAGAGGAGAGGCGCAAAGTTGGGCAAGATCAGGGAAAAAGTGCTCACCGTTGGCGAAATGCTCGACATCATTAACTGA
- a CDS encoding putative 4-aminobutyrate aminotransferase: protein MPAADFDAAAFGETHITKGIGRLSKHVFEDGKGSWITTDKGVKLLDMTSGIGVCNLGHCHPKVTEAAVKQCAKITHAQVNIGFSAPQIELIKNLLPILPHASLDTVFFWNSGAEAVEAAVKLARAATKKQNVIVMQGSYHGRTAATAALTRSKTIYGEGHGPLMPGVFATSFPFYSHFGLPVDTDVEELVRQSLHQVRLTLQQQTAASDTAAILIEPVIGEGGYVPAPASFLHGLREICDENELLLICDEVQSGFGRTGTMFAVEDSGVRPDVLIFAKGIANGFPLSGIASTNQIMSRQKPGSMGGTYAGNAVSCAAATAVIKAFKDEHVLDNVAQRSKQLVSFLRALQHESKYGHLIEDIRGRGLMIGVQFGSPVTKTDSHNSTAANPRKPEQIAPKVVAECLKRNMLLLSTSVFDVLRFIPALNISQDELSHACTIFKQAFEAAAQELGH, encoded by the coding sequence ATGCCAGCAGCCGACTTTGACGCTGCCGCTTTCGGCGAAACGCACATCACGAAAGGGATCGGTCGTCTCTCGAAGCACGTCTTCGAAGACGGCAAGGGTAGCTGGATCACCACGGATAAAGgtgtcaagctgctcgacatgacTTCCGGTATCGGTGTTTGCAACTTGGGACACTGTCACCCCAAAGTCACCGAAGCGGCTGTCAAGCAGTGCGCAAAGATCACGCATGCCCAAGTCAACATTGGCTTTTCAGCACCAcagatcgagctgatcaagaATCTGCTTCCCATCTTGCCGCACGCTTCGCTCGACACAGTGTTTTTCTGGAACTCAGGCGCAGAAGCAGTGGAAGCGGCTGTCAAGCTCGCGCGTGCGGCTACCAAGAAGCAGAACGTGATCGTCATGCAAGGATCGTACCATGGCCGTACCGCTGCTACCGCTGCGCTGACTCGGTCCAAGACCATCTACGGCGAAGGTCACGGACCTTTGATGCCAGGTGTGTTTGCTACATCGTTTCCGTTCTACTCTCATTTTGGACTGCCTGTCGATACGGATGTGGAAGAGCTGGTTCGTCAGTCGCTGCATCAGGTGCGTTTGacactgcagcagcagacagcGGCTTCGGACACAGCTGCGATTCTGATCGAGCCCGTGATTGGTGAAGGCGGCTACGTTCCTGCGCCTGCGTCGTTCCTGCACGGATTGAGAGAGATCTGTGACGAAAACGagctcttgctcatctGCGACGAGGTACAGTCTGGTTTCGGACGAACAGGCACCATGTTCGCCGTCGAGGATTCAGGCGTTCGTCCTGACGTGCTCATTTTTGCCAAGGGTATCGCCAACGGTTTCCCGCTCTCTGGAatcgcttccaccaaccAAATCATGTCTCGTCAAAAGCCAGGCTCCATGGGAGGAACGTATGCCGGAAATGCGGTCTCGTGCGCCGCTGCAACCGCGGTGATCAAAGCTTTCAAAGACGAGCATGTGCTCGATAACGTCGCTCAGCGAtccaagcagctcgtctcgttCTTGCGCGCGCTCCAGCACGAATCCAAATACGGCCACCTGATCGAAGATATTCGTGGTCGAGGTCTTATGATTGGCGTTCAATTTGGCAGCCCTGTCACCAAGACTGATAGCCACAACTCTACAGCAGCAAACCCCAGAAAGCCAGAGCAGATCGCTCCCAAGGTCGTAGCAGAGTGTCTGAAGCGCAacatgctgctgctcagcaccTCGGTATTCGACGTCCTGCGTTTCATTCCAGCACTCAACATTAGCCAAGACGAACTGAGCCATGCGTGCACCATCTTCAAGCAGGCTttcgaggctgctgccCAGGAGCTCGGTCACTGA